GGACGTCACCCTCACCTCAAAGGTCTTTCAGGCTTACGTACAGGTGGACTTCCCGGAGATGCCGCATGTCTGTTCGGACAACTACTTTGAGTTATATCCGGGCCAGCCCCGCACCGTACGCGTGCGCTTTGAGAAGCCAACCAAGGCGCAGGAGGCTGAGCGCAAGCTCGACCTCTACACGCTGGTGGACAGCTACCGCTGAGTCTTTGCGTCCAGGCCACGGATAAAACCGTGGCCTGGACAAGACGCGCCTACTCTCAAATCTCCGCCCTTATAAAACCTGAGGGCTCCATATGTATTGTCTGAATAGCAACGATCGCAGCTCGGAAAAGCTTGTCCCGGCACGATGAAAGGCCAATCGTAGAGGCTCTCTCGCGTGCCCGCGTATCCCGCCCCGAATACGGCTCTTTCCCCGCCATGGCTCCCCAGCGTCCCACCCAGAAAACGATCGCCGAGGCCACCGGCCTGACCCAGGCAACCGTATCCATGGCACTGGCGGGACACCCCAAAATCTCCGCCGAAACCCGGCAGCTCGTGCTCGATACCGCGGAGCGCCTCGGCTATCGCCCCGACCCTGTGCTCTCGGCCCTGTCCGCCTACCGCAAGCAGGTCGTCCCGGCAGGGTATCAGGCGACTCTGGCCTGGCTTGCCAATGAGGGGGAGGACCCGCGCTGGAAGCAATCGTCGACCTTTCGCCTGTACCATTCCGGCGCTCTTAAGCGGGCGCAAGAGCTGGGCTACAATCTGGAGGAGCATTACCTCCTGAGCGAGGGCATGACCCCCCGTCGGCTGGCCGAGTTGCTACAGGCCAGAAATATCCCCGGCATGCTGATCGCCCCACAGCCCGCGCCGGACATGCATATCGACTTTGACTTTACCCATTTCTCGGCGGTCACATTTGGCTACACCCTCTCCCGGCCCGCCCTGCACCTCGCCACCCTCCATCAGTTCCGCTCCATGAAAAAGCTGTTGGCGAACCTCATCGGACGCGGATACAAACGGCTGGGACTCGCTCTGGGGGAAGACAGCGACCGCCGCGCCGACTACAACTGGTCCGGCGCCTATATGAGCTTCCAGCGTCACCTGCCGAGCTGTGACCACGTACCTGTACACATGCCGGAGACTTTGGAGCAGCCTGCCTTCACGCGCTGGTTTAAGCAGCACCGGCCCGATGTCGTGATCAGCATCAACCGCCACGTGCATGCATGGTTGACCGAGGCCGGGGAGCGCATTCCCGAAACGACCGGCGTGGCCCTCCTGTCCGTCCCCGATGGAGGCGAGTTCTACTCTGGCATCTGGGAGAATCCTGAGCTGATCGGGGCGCGTGCGCTTGAGTTTCTGGTGGACCTGATTCACCGCCGCGAGTGTGGCGTACCCACGATTCCGCTCTCTCAACTGGTAGACGGCACATGGGTTGAAGGAACCACCCTACGTTCGCCCCAATAGACCGCTCATGACGCTATAATAACCGGCCATCGCAAAGGGTAATCTTTTGTATACTGGCATCGTGTGGCAGCATTCATGCTAGATGCACAAGCATCGCCCATCCCTCTGACGCCGCCAAAGTGCAACAAACAAAAATCGTTGTTGGCAACCTCTGCTAATTCATCCTACTTAAGCATCTACTATGTTTCGCCTCCTACGGATCGGGAGAATGCTGTTGGTGTGCATTCTCCTGGCAGCCTCTTCTCAGCTTTACGCCAAAAGAGACGGACAGGCTGCCTTGGAGCCGATACGCGTGCAGTTGAAGTGGCTGCATCAGTTTCAGTTCGCCGGTTATTACGCAGCCCTGGAAAAAGGTTTTTACGCCGAGCACGGGCTGGAGGTTGAGCTGTTGGAGGGGCGTCCAGAGCTGGACCCCGCGGAAGTCGTACTGGCAGGCGGCGCGCAGTACGGGGTGGGCACGCCGGAAATCCTGCTCGACTACGCTGGTGGAGAGCCACTGGTGGCGCTCGGAGTCATCTTCCAGCACTCCCCCTACGTATTTCTGGCGACCTTTGACTCGGGCATTTCCGATATTGGCCAACTGACCGGTAAGCGAATCATGATGGAGACGCAGGCCGCCGAGCTATACGCCTACCTCACGCGGGAGAGAATCCCCCTCAGCAGCCTGACCATCCTGCCCCATTCGTTTAATGCTGACGGCTTGATGGATGGCTCAGTGGATGCCATGTCCGCCTACGCCACCGACGAAGAGTTCGCGCTAAACGAACAAGCCGTACCCTACTCGGCCTTTTCTCCCCGCTCAGGTGGCGTTGATTTTTATGGGGATTTGTTTTTCACCACTCAGTCGGAGATAGAGAAACATCCAGACCGGGTGCGTGCCTTTTATGAGGCGACGATCGAGGGCTGGCAGTACGCCATGCAGCACCCCGAGGAGATCGTTGATCTGATCCTGGAGAAGTACCCCACCCAGAAAAGCCGGGATGCGCTGCTCTTTGAGGCCGACAAAATGAGCCAGCTCATGCACCCGGAGATCATACCGGTGGGCTACATGTACAAGGGCCGCTGGCAGCACATCGCCGAGACCTACCAGGAGCTCGGGATGCTGAAGACCATCCCCAAGCTCGATCCTTTCCTTTACGATCCGAACCCGCCCCCGAACTACACATGGGCGCTGTGGACCAGCGGGATCACCCTGGCCGTCGCGCTCGTTGCATTTGGCATCCTGCTGCCCGTGTGGCGTCTGAACGGGCGCCTGCGCCGAGAGATCGAGCATCGACGCCGTACAGAGGAAAAGCTCAAGGTTGCCAAACTGGCCGCTGAGCGGGCCAACCAGATCAAGGCACAGTTTCTGGCGAGCGTCACCCATGACCTGCGCACGCCGCTGAACGCGATCATCGGCTTGTCCGAAATCATGCTCCATGATGAGCGTGAGGACGAAGAGCGCGAACACCTGGAAAGCATCCACAAGGCCGGGGAGTCCCTACTCCGTATGGTCGACGAGCTCCTCGACCTCAACCGCATCGAATCGGGGCGCATCGGCCTGCGGGACGATCCGTTCATCCTCGACGATGTTCTGGACGAGGTGGCAAATCTCCTGCGCGTCCCAGCTCAGCGTAAGAGTCTGGAGCTGACCGTGCGCCTGGAGTCCGCCGAGTGCGCTTCCCTGCGGGGAGACCCCGAGCGCCTGCGCCAGATCCTTTTCAATCTGGGCGGGAACGCCGTAAAGTTCACCCATCATGGCTTTGTACGCATCAGCGCCAGCAAGGACAGCGAGGGCTGGCTGTGCCTGAGCATTGAAGATAGCGGTCCGGGTATCCCGGAGGAGATACGCGAGCAGCTCTTCGATCCCTTTGTGCGCTCCAAGGACGCACACGAAACAGAAGGCACAGGGCTGGGCCTGAGCATCGTCAGGCGAGTCGCAGAGGCCATGGGAGGCACAGCAGCCGTCGGTGACAAAGCTCATGGCGAGGGCGCACTGTTTCTGGTGCGTCTGCCCATTATCGACCCCGCCCCCAACGAAAAGGCCCTTGAATTGAGCACCTGCCTCGATGGCCTGCCCATCGCTGTGCGATTAAAAAGTAAAGAACGGATGGCAGCTGCCATGGTGAACCTCGCCTGTCTGGGGGCACGGCCAAGCCTTTTTGACGCAAGCCACATCAGCGAGTATACGCTCGTGCTGCTCGACCCCGCCTACGCGACGCCCGATATGACCGAAAGGCTTGATCAGGCCGGCTGCCCACGTCTCATCCTGACGCCCCGGCGCTCACTCATGACTCGCCGGACGCTCGCCCACCTGGTCAGGAGCAAGCTGTCGATGGGGCCCGTCCCGGGGATGGATCCGCATTGATAGATGGACAAACGACTGAGTCTAAATGCGAACGATATTTCGCGGTAGTTGGACACAAGAGGTAATTGTACCAAGCCCCCTCGCACATGCTGGTCCAATCCATTGATTCGTTAACGTGAGGACATAATACTATCATGCAGAAGCCTTCTCTGGAGAATCCGCTCCGCAACTTGCAGGAAGACATACTGTCGGTTAAAGTACTGCTGTATATCTCCTAAGGCCGAGCACACACGCTAACGGCCCACGGAAGAATCTATCATGCTTGATTTACGGCTCCCGATCTCCGTTCTCGACTTACCCAGCTACGAATGGTCAATGATGTGGCGAGTTGCCGTAGCCGCGATTCTTGCGGGACTACCGGGGCTTGAGCGCGAGTTTCGACGCAAGCCAGCGGGGTTTCGCACACACATGATTATAGGCGCATCGTGCGCACTCATGGTAATGCTCGGACGTGTCCTGTTGGAGCAATACAGTCATCTACCAAACCCTGAGCAGATTCGAACCGATCCTCTGCGTATTTTTGAAGCCATTGTGGTTGGCGTCAGTTTTATTGGCGCAGGCACGATTCTTAAGGTCGAGGACTCTATGCGTATCCGGTATTTGACAACCGCGGCCAGTCTGTTGTTTGCAGCCGCAATCGGCATCAGTGTAGCCCTTGACCTCTTTTTCCTCGCGGCGTTCGAATGTGTATTAATCCTCGTAATCAATCTTGGATTAGGACGACTCGAAAAAGAGATAAATTAACGAGTAGCCTTCTCTCCAAAACCCACTCAGCTATATACTCTGAAGCGGGTTAGCCAGACGCTGTTCCATACTATCTCAGCATCAAGAATAGCCCAATAAACACATATTGGGCAGAAAAGTGGTCGGGCTGAGAGGATTCGAACCTCCGGCCTCTTCGTCCCGAACGAAGCGCGCTACCAGACTGCGCTACAGCCCGTCCAAATAATCGGGAAAGAGGCGAAAATGGCAGACTCTGTGAATCAGGCAAGTTTTTTTCGCCGATTTATTTAAAAGTTTTAACCGTGGGCAGGCGTCAATGGGTGCCGCCCCTTCTCCGGCAGGTTTGGTCTCAATCAAGCATCAGCGCATACGGGCGGAGCATCACTCCTCAAGCTTATCGGCGGCTGCCATCCAGGCCTCGTTGAGGCGCTCCAGCTCGTCGTTGACAGCCATCAGGTCGCGGTTGATCTGCATGACCTTACCGCTGTCGCCGCCGTAAAGATCGGGATCCTCCATCTGTGCGCTCAGCTCGCGCTGCTTGTCCTCGAGTTTGCAGATCTGCTCCTCCAGCAGATCCACCTCGGCACGAATTTTAGCCCGTTCCTGGCGGGCAGCGGCCTCAGCGCGTTTCTGCTCCTTGGACTTAAAGCCTGCGGCGCTGGCCTCGGATGGGCCGTTACCGGAACCCGCATGGGCCACTTCGTCCGGGCGCTGGTTGGTCAGCTTCTCCCCGGCGGTGAGGGCTGCGCGCTCGTCCGCAGACTGGGACTTGAACAAATAGTAATCGTAGTCGCCGGCATATGCGGTCAGGTCCCCGGCACTGATATGCAGGACGCTGCGGGCGATCTTGCGGATAAAATACACGTCGTGGCTGATGAACACCAGCGTCCCGGTATAGTTTTCCAAGGCGGCGATGAGCGCATCGATACTGGCGATATCGAGGTGCGTCGTCGGCTCATCCATGAGCAGGAAGTTCGGCGGATCGAGCAGGAGCTTGATCAGGGCCAGGCGGGACTTTTCTCCCCCAGAGAGCACGGCCACCTTTTTAAAGACCGCATCCCCCCGAAACAGGAACGACCCGAGCACGGTGCGGGCTTCGGTCTCGTTGATCGCGCGGTTGATGCTCTGGACCTCCTCCAGCACCGTGTTCTCGGCATTGAGCACATCGAGGCGGCTCTGCGAGAAGTAGCCCGGCTTGGCGTTATGCCCGAGGGTGAACTCGCCCTGCTGGGGCGTAAGCACACCGGCTAAGAGCTTCAGCAGCGTGGACTTGCCTGCGCCATTGGGGCCGACCAGTACGATTCGCTCCCCGCGCTGCGCCTGGAAGTCGATCCCCTTGTACACCCGGTGCTCCCCGTAGGCGAAGTGAATATCCTCCAGCGTGATCACTGTCTGGCCACTGGGCGGGGGCTCTGGAAACTTCACCTTCAGCGTCTTGGCGCTCTCCAGCGGAGCATCGATCTTGTCCATGCGGTCGATCTGCTTCTGCTTGGACTTGGCCTGGGTAGCCTTGGTGTTCTTGGCCCCGAAACGCTCGATAAAGCGCTCCAGCTGAGCAATCTTGCCCTGCTGGTTCTTATAGGCGGCCATGTGCTGCGCGTCGCGTGCGGCGGCCTCCTCGACGTAGTCGTCGTAATTCCCCCGGTAGCTGTGGACCCGGTGGTGGCGGATCTCCAGCACGTGGTCCACCAGTGCATTGAGAAAGGCCCGGTCGTGCGAGATGAGAAAGATACCCCCCGGATAGCTTTTTAAATAGTTCTGAAACCAGCCGAGCGACTCCAGGTCGAGGTGGTTCGTCGGCTCGTCCAGCATGAGCAGGTCCGGCTCGGAGGTCAGCAGCCGCGCCAAGTGTGCGCGCATGACCCAGCCGCCACTGAGCACACGAGCCGGGCGGTCATAGTCACTGTCCCGGAACGACAGACCCGCGAGGATGCGCTTCGCTTTGGGCTCGGTCTGATACCCACCCAGCTCCGTATAGCGGGCCACGGCCTCGGCGTATTTATCCGAGGTCACATCCCCTGCCCGCTCACAGTCACCGATAATCTTGCGCACTCGCGCGTGCTCGGGGGTGATCCCGGCGGCAATCTCGATCACCGTCTGGTCACCCTCGGGCGCGGTTTCCTGTGGCAGGTAGCCGATGCGGGCACCCCGCTCGATATCGACCAGCCCACCGTCCGGCTCACCGGTGCCCAGAATGATGGAAAACAGAGTGGTCTTACCCGCGCCATTGGGGCCGACCAGCGCCACGCGATTCTCGCGGTTGATGCGAAACGTCACGTCCTCAAATAGGACCTGGCCCCCATAGGCCTTGCTGAGCTGTGAAACCTGAAGCATGCAGCCGCACACTCCATGACGAATCCGCCCCGGCGTGAAGCCTAAACTTTCAGGAGAAAGCCCTGAATCGGGCACCTGACCACAATCGACATTGATTATAAACTCCCAATCAGTCCCAGCGGAGGCGCCCACCCTGCGTGTGCTTGCTTGACGGTGCGGCACGACAGGAGCAGTTTTTCACAGTCCCTGCCCGCCATGAAGATTTTCACCATCAGCAATGTGCCTCTTGCCCCCACACAGGCGCACGGATGTGTGATTACGGGGTTCGTGGAGCGGCTACGCCAGCGTGGACACGAGGTCGATGTATGCTCCCCGGAGAACTACCAGCTCCTCCGAGGCCTGACGTTTGCCCCCCGGCTGCGGCTCCAGATCGGCTACACCGCGGCCTGCATGAAGGCCGTTCGCTCGGGCAAATACGACCTGATCCACGCCTTTGGCGGGGAGGCCTGGCAGACGATTTCTCGCTGCCAACTGCTGCGCAACCGCCCGCTGATGCTCGCCCACGCTAACGTTGTGGAGCCCCATGCCACCGAGCAACTCGCTCGTGATGGGAAAAAGCCGGGCACCTGGCTGAGCCGACAAGTGGACAGTTTTCTGCACTACGACTGGGCCTACAGCTGTGCGGACGGGGTTGTCACAGCTTCCCAATACGATGCCGACTACGTGCGGCAAAAAGGATGGCAAACAGCAGAGACGGTCTGCGCGATCACCCCTGCCCTGCCCGAGGATTTGCTGGGGCAGCCCTTCACCGCAGAGCGCGCACCCATCATCGGCTACTGCGGCCCCTGGTCGCACCGCAAGGGCAATGACCTTCTG
This genomic interval from Ruficoccus sp. ZRK36 contains the following:
- a CDS encoding ABC transporter substrate-binding protein; the protein is MFRLLRIGRMLLVCILLAASSQLYAKRDGQAALEPIRVQLKWLHQFQFAGYYAALEKGFYAEHGLEVELLEGRPELDPAEVVLAGGAQYGVGTPEILLDYAGGEPLVALGVIFQHSPYVFLATFDSGISDIGQLTGKRIMMETQAAELYAYLTRERIPLSSLTILPHSFNADGLMDGSVDAMSAYATDEEFALNEQAVPYSAFSPRSGGVDFYGDLFFTTQSEIEKHPDRVRAFYEATIEGWQYAMQHPEEIVDLILEKYPTQKSRDALLFEADKMSQLMHPEIIPVGYMYKGRWQHIAETYQELGMLKTIPKLDPFLYDPNPPPNYTWALWTSGITLAVALVAFGILLPVWRLNGRLRREIEHRRRTEEKLKVAKLAAERANQIKAQFLASVTHDLRTPLNAIIGLSEIMLHDEREDEEREHLESIHKAGESLLRMVDELLDLNRIESGRIGLRDDPFILDDVLDEVANLLRVPAQRKSLELTVRLESAECASLRGDPERLRQILFNLGGNAVKFTHHGFVRISASKDSEGWLCLSIEDSGPGIPEEIREQLFDPFVRSKDAHETEGTGLGLSIVRRVAEAMGGTAAVGDKAHGEGALFLVRLPIIDPAPNEKALELSTCLDGLPIAVRLKSKERMAAAMVNLACLGARPSLFDASHISEYTLVLLDPAYATPDMTERLDQAGCPRLILTPRRSLMTRRTLAHLVRSKLSMGPVPGMDPH
- a CDS encoding glycosyltransferase family 4 protein; this translates as MKIFTISNVPLAPTQAHGCVITGFVERLRQRGHEVDVCSPENYQLLRGLTFAPRLRLQIGYTAACMKAVRSGKYDLIHAFGGEAWQTISRCQLLRNRPLMLAHANVVEPHATEQLARDGKKPGTWLSRQVDSFLHYDWAYSCADGVVTASQYDADYVRQKGWQTAETVCAITPALPEDLLGQPFTAERAPIIGYCGPWSHRKGNDLLEKALPILAERFPEVRFEIVGTRGRLDAEKSFTPRVRERLTHLANLTREELRERYRTWSIALMPSRYESFGLVAAEAMTCGAALVATRTGFPAGLANGQEALILEQTNGDELAEAVSTLLTDEAKRRAIAAAGWERVQSLSWERAVDRFEAFVYSLKHREL
- a CDS encoding ABC-F family ATP-binding cassette domain-containing protein; translation: MLQVSQLSKAYGGQVLFEDVTFRINRENRVALVGPNGAGKTTLFSIILGTGEPDGGLVDIERGARIGYLPQETAPEGDQTVIEIAAGITPEHARVRKIIGDCERAGDVTSDKYAEAVARYTELGGYQTEPKAKRILAGLSFRDSDYDRPARVLSGGWVMRAHLARLLTSEPDLLMLDEPTNHLDLESLGWFQNYLKSYPGGIFLISHDRAFLNALVDHVLEIRHHRVHSYRGNYDDYVEEAAARDAQHMAAYKNQQGKIAQLERFIERFGAKNTKATQAKSKQKQIDRMDKIDAPLESAKTLKVKFPEPPPSGQTVITLEDIHFAYGEHRVYKGIDFQAQRGERIVLVGPNGAGKSTLLKLLAGVLTPQQGEFTLGHNAKPGYFSQSRLDVLNAENTVLEEVQSINRAINETEARTVLGSFLFRGDAVFKKVAVLSGGEKSRLALIKLLLDPPNFLLMDEPTTHLDIASIDALIAALENYTGTLVFISHDVYFIRKIARSVLHISAGDLTAYAGDYDYYLFKSQSADERAALTAGEKLTNQRPDEVAHAGSGNGPSEASAAGFKSKEQKRAEAAARQERAKIRAEVDLLEEQICKLEDKQRELSAQMEDPDLYGGDSGKVMQINRDLMAVNDELERLNEAWMAAADKLEE
- a CDS encoding MgtC/SapB family protein, which encodes MLDLRLPISVLDLPSYEWSMMWRVAVAAILAGLPGLEREFRRKPAGFRTHMIIGASCALMVMLGRVLLEQYSHLPNPEQIRTDPLRIFEAIVVGVSFIGAGTILKVEDSMRIRYLTTAASLLFAAAIGISVALDLFFLAAFECVLILVINLGLGRLEKEIN
- a CDS encoding LacI family DNA-binding transcriptional regulator, giving the protein MAPQRPTQKTIAEATGLTQATVSMALAGHPKISAETRQLVLDTAERLGYRPDPVLSALSAYRKQVVPAGYQATLAWLANEGEDPRWKQSSTFRLYHSGALKRAQELGYNLEEHYLLSEGMTPRRLAELLQARNIPGMLIAPQPAPDMHIDFDFTHFSAVTFGYTLSRPALHLATLHQFRSMKKLLANLIGRGYKRLGLALGEDSDRRADYNWSGAYMSFQRHLPSCDHVPVHMPETLEQPAFTRWFKQHRPDVVISINRHVHAWLTEAGERIPETTGVALLSVPDGGEFYSGIWENPELIGARALEFLVDLIHRRECGVPTIPLSQLVDGTWVEGTTLRSPQ